A stretch of Xenopus laevis strain J_2021 chromosome 8S, Xenopus_laevis_v10.1, whole genome shotgun sequence DNA encodes these proteins:
- the LOC108699795 gene encoding ovarian cancer G-protein coupled receptor 1, translating to MVAAGHGNFTFTDNTTEENCTLDHTIHQTLFPVVYITVLLVGLPANCLSLYYGYLQIKAKNELGIYLCNLTIADLLYIFSLPFWIQYVLQHDNWTYNEMMCKICGILLYENIYISIAFLCCISVDRYLALVHPFRFYKLRTMQTALLVSIVIWLKELLTSYFFFSHGEFTKDPESHIICFEHYPMKPWEHSINYYRFFVGFLLPILLLGFSYCSIFKVVRHSQGTQRKLKIQVKQLVLSTVIIFLVCFGPYHILVVIRTMFEKNCVFAARIFNVYHFSLLLTSFNCVADPVLYCFASENTYRDFLKLKDTCITCTRYLKIGKKANKQPINSLEQTDINTKQNISENEAVVLYEQRVSSIVCAENGADQSPSCSL from the coding sequence ATGGTAGCAGCAGGGCATGGAAATTTTACATTTACTGACAATACAACTGAAGAAAATTGTACATTGGACCACACAATTCACCAAACCCTGTTCCCTGTGGTCTATATTACCGTGTTACTTGTTGGCCTTCCTGCAAACTGCTTGTCCTTGTACTATGGCTATTTACAAATCAAGGCAAAGAATGAACTTGGCATATACCTGTGCAACCTAACAATCGCTGACCTCCTCTACATCTTCTCGCTGCCTTTCTGGATACAGTATGTGCTGCAGCATGATAACTGGACCTACAATGAAATGATGTGCAAGATCTGTGGCATCCTGCTCTATGAGAACATCTACATTAGTATTGCATTCCTCTGTTGTATCTCGGTTGACCGCTACCTTGCCTTGGTGCACCCGTTTAGGTTCTACAAGCTAAGGACAATGCAGACTGCTCTTTTGGTCAGTATAGTCATTTGGCTGAAGGAATTATTGACCAGTTACTTCTTCTTCTCACACGGAGAATTCACCAAAGATCCTGAAAGCCATATTATCTGCTTCGAACATTATCCTATGAAACCCTGGGAGCACAGCATTAACTACTATCGCTTCTTTGTTGGGTTCCTTTTGCCAATCCTTTTGCTTGGGTTTTCCTACTGCAGTATATTTAAAGTAGTGCGCCACAGTCAAGGAACACAAAGAAAGTTAAAAATTCAGGTCAAACAACTTGTTCTAAGCACTGTTATAATTTTTCTGGTCTGCTTTGGACCATACCATATCTTGGTAGTCATCCGAACCATGTTTGAGAAAAACTGTGTTTTTGCTGCCAGAATATTTAATGTCTATCACTTCTCTTTGTTGTTAACCAGCTTCAACTGTGTAGCAGACCCAGTTCTGTACTGTTTTGCCAGTGAAAACACCTATAGAGACTTCTTAAAGTTGAAAGATACGTGCATTACATGCACAAGATATCTCAAGAttggaaaaaaggcaaataaacaaCCAATAAACAGTCTAGAACAGACCGATATCAACACAAAACAGAACATTTCAGAGAATGAAGCTGTTGTATTGTATGAACAAAGGGTTTCAAGCATTGTTTGTGCTGAAAATGGAGCAGACCAATCCCCTTCCTGCAGTCTATAG